One part of the [Pantoea] beijingensis genome encodes these proteins:
- the mak gene encoding fructokinase codes for MRIGIDLGGTKTEVIALSSEGLELFRHRIATPRDDYRKTLEAIAGLIRLAEEKTGQQGSIGLGIPGTLSPFTRKVKNANSTWLNGQPLDKDLAALLQREVRVANDANCLAVSEAVDGAAAGKSTVFAVIIGTGCGAGIALNGRSHIGGNGNAGEWGHNPLPWMDEDELRFRQDVPCYCGKSGCIEAFISGTGFATDYQRLSGAARQGAEIVKLLEQQDALAELTMSRYELRLAKSLAHIVNILDPDIIVLGGGMSNVGRLYQTVPQLIKNWVFGGECETPIVQAKHGDSSGVRGAAWLWPVE; via the coding sequence GTGCGTATAGGCATTGATCTGGGTGGAACGAAGACGGAAGTCATCGCGCTGTCAAGCGAAGGGCTGGAGCTGTTTCGCCACCGTATTGCCACTCCGCGTGATGATTATCGGAAAACGCTGGAGGCAATTGCCGGGCTGATCCGGCTTGCTGAGGAAAAAACCGGTCAGCAGGGCAGTATCGGTCTTGGTATCCCTGGTACGCTCTCGCCATTTACCCGGAAGGTAAAGAACGCGAATTCGACCTGGCTAAATGGCCAGCCGCTGGATAAAGATCTCGCCGCGCTATTACAGCGTGAGGTACGGGTTGCGAATGATGCTAACTGCCTGGCCGTTTCGGAGGCGGTTGACGGTGCTGCGGCGGGAAAATCGACGGTATTTGCTGTGATTATCGGAACAGGATGTGGGGCCGGTATTGCTTTAAATGGGCGTTCGCATATTGGTGGCAACGGCAATGCGGGCGAGTGGGGACATAATCCACTGCCGTGGATGGATGAGGATGAGCTGCGTTTTCGCCAGGACGTGCCCTGTTATTGCGGCAAATCCGGTTGTATCGAAGCCTTTATTTCTGGGACGGGATTTGCTACCGATTATCAGCGCCTGAGTGGGGCCGCGCGTCAGGGGGCGGAGATCGTGAAACTGTTGGAGCAGCAGGATGCACTAGCGGAGTTAACGATGAGCCGCTATGAGCTGCGGCTGGCAAAATCTCTGGCGCACATCGTCAATATCCTTGATCCCGATATTATCGTGTTGGGCGGTGGGATGAGTAATGTCGGGCGATTATATCAGACCGTGCCTCAGTTGATAAAAAACTGGGTGTTTGGTGGTGAGTGTGAAACCCCCATTGTGCAGGCCAAACATGGCGACTCCAGTGGCGTACGTGGCGCGGCGTGGCTATGGCCTGTTGAATAA
- the rdgC gene encoding recombination-associated protein RdgC codes for MLWFKNLMVYRLNRDIPLSVDDMEKQLDAFSFTPCGSQDMAKTGWVSPMGSRGDALTHVNNGQILICARKEEKILPSPVIKQALEARIEKLEAEQQRKLKKTEKDSLKDEVLHSLLPRAFSRFSQTFLWLDTINGLIMVDCASAKKAEDTLALLRKSLGSLPVVPLTLENPIEMTLTEWVRSGELPAGFALMDEAELKAILEDGGVIRCKKQDLVCDEIANHIEAGKWVTKLALDWQERIQLMLSDDGSLKRLKFADTIREQNDDIDREDFALRFDADFTLMTGELAALISNLIEALGGEASR; via the coding sequence ATGTTGTGGTTTAAAAATTTGATGGTTTATCGTCTGAATCGTGATATTCCCCTGTCCGTTGATGACATGGAAAAACAACTCGATGCGTTCTCCTTTACCCCTTGCGGTAGCCAGGATATGGCGAAAACCGGCTGGGTTTCACCGATGGGCTCAAGAGGCGATGCGCTGACGCACGTAAATAACGGCCAAATCCTGATTTGCGCACGTAAAGAGGAGAAGATCCTGCCCTCTCCGGTCATCAAACAGGCGCTGGAAGCCAGGATCGAAAAGCTTGAAGCCGAACAGCAGCGAAAACTAAAGAAAACTGAAAAAGATTCACTGAAAGACGAGGTACTGCACAGTCTGCTGCCACGTGCTTTCAGCCGTTTTAGCCAGACATTTTTATGGCTTGATACCATTAATGGTTTGATTATGGTGGACTGCGCCAGCGCGAAGAAAGCAGAAGATACGCTGGCGTTACTGCGTAAAAGCCTTGGTTCGTTGCCGGTCGTTCCCCTGACGCTGGAAAATCCGATTGAAATGACGTTAACAGAGTGGGTCCGATCCGGTGAACTGCCAGCAGGTTTTGCGCTGATGGATGAGGCCGAACTGAAAGCGATCCTGGAAGACGGTGGCGTTATCCGCTGTAAAAAACAGGATCTGGTTTGCGATGAGATCGCCAATCATATTGAAGCCGGAAAATGGGTGACTAAGCTTGCACTGGATTGGCAGGAGCGCATTCAATTAATGCTTTCTGATGACGGTTCGCTGAAGCGTTTAAAGTTTGCCGATACGATACGTGAACAGAATGATGATATCGATCGGGAAGATTTTGCATTACGTTTCGACGCAGACTTTACCCTGATGACGGGGGAACTGGCCGCGCTGATCAGCAACCTGATTGAAGCTCTGGGCGGCGAAGCATCGCGCTAA
- the ppnP gene encoding pyrimidine/purine nucleoside phosphorylase: MLEVSEYFDGKVKSINFDSASTGRASVGVMVEGEYTFGTGQPEEMTVVSGSMKVLLVGETEWTLYKAGEVFNVPGHSELHLQVAEPTSYLCRYLADK; the protein is encoded by the coding sequence ATGCTTGAGGTTAGTGAGTACTTTGATGGAAAAGTGAAGTCAATTAATTTTGACAGTGCCAGCACTGGCCGCGCTAGCGTGGGTGTGATGGTTGAGGGTGAATACACTTTTGGGACGGGACAACCGGAAGAGATGACGGTTGTGAGTGGCTCAATGAAAGTGCTGCTGGTGGGTGAAACGGAATGGACACTGTATAAGGCGGGCGAGGTATTTAACGTACCGGGGCACAGTGAACTCCATCTGCAGGTTGCTGAGCCGACGTCTTACCTGTGCCGTTATCTGGCTGATAAGTAA
- a CDS encoding AroM family protein produces MKHTLVTLTIGATPRNDILPLLLEYMTEEQIAHAALLEGLTATEIERQYAAEHHEKVLISHLPDGSQVLLSVAKVEAGLQRKIVELEAEGVETILLLCSNELSTLHARRAVLLEPDRLIPPLVKSIVEGHQVGIVVPMIEQIKQQSIKWKSLSRTPCFAVANPYHEDNDGLIDAALSLQEQGADVVVLDSLGYQQRHSDLLQKLLGIPVLLSNMLLVKLAAELLV; encoded by the coding sequence ATGAAACACACGTTAGTCACTCTGACCATTGGCGCTACGCCGCGTAACGATATTTTGCCGTTGCTGCTTGAATATATGACTGAGGAGCAGATTGCGCATGCTGCATTGTTGGAAGGATTAACCGCCACCGAGATTGAACGCCAGTATGCCGCTGAACACCATGAAAAAGTGCTGATATCACATTTGCCCGATGGTTCGCAGGTATTGCTGTCCGTGGCAAAGGTAGAAGCGGGATTACAACGAAAGATCGTCGAGCTGGAAGCTGAAGGAGTGGAAACCATTTTGTTGCTTTGTAGCAATGAACTCAGCACTTTGCATGCTCGCCGCGCGGTATTATTGGAGCCAGATCGTCTTATCCCGCCCCTTGTGAAATCTATCGTCGAAGGCCATCAGGTCGGTATTGTGGTACCGATGATTGAGCAAATCAAACAGCAGAGTATCAAATGGAAAAGCTTGAGCAGGACGCCATGTTTTGCCGTCGCCAATCCGTATCATGAGGATAATGATGGATTGATTGACGCGGCGCTTTCCCTGCAGGAGCAGGGGGCTGACGTTGTGGTACTGGACAGCCTGGGTTATCAGCAACGTCACAGTGACCTTCTACAAAAGCTGTTAGGTATTCCTGTACTGCTATCAAATATGTTGTTGGTTAAACTGGCCGCTGAGCTGCTGGTCTAA
- a CDS encoding IclR family transcriptional regulator translates to MSTLENAASVLGLFNHYGVTQGHTGLSFTEVVSALSLPKSTVSRLLTTMEAQGFLERDPETRSFHIGRVLLSAASHYLSTPLVDSASTLMAQLSVESRCTCYISVLERREIMVMRMFQGRQFLQVVTPAGSRSPAAETSTGRAILARYSNDDVRELYKNAWPERGTGNSLPELESLIEKLELVRQQGWALACNESLQGISSMATAVTNKHRGETVGLGVTFPSLETSPYYARPVLDALMCVARQLRSNFGDRDFHN, encoded by the coding sequence ATGTCCACCTTAGAAAATGCGGCATCGGTACTGGGATTATTTAATCATTATGGCGTGACTCAGGGACATACTGGGCTTTCATTTACCGAAGTGGTGTCGGCACTTTCCCTGCCAAAGAGTACCGTCTCGCGTTTGCTGACGACGATGGAGGCTCAGGGTTTTCTGGAACGCGACCCGGAGACGCGGAGTTTCCATATTGGACGGGTTTTACTGTCAGCTGCCAGTCATTATCTTTCCACACCGTTGGTCGATAGCGCCTCAACGTTGATGGCGCAGCTGTCGGTAGAATCACGCTGTACCTGTTATATCTCGGTGCTGGAAAGGCGTGAAATTATGGTGATGCGTATGTTTCAGGGACGGCAGTTTTTGCAGGTGGTCACTCCCGCAGGTAGCCGTTCACCAGCCGCTGAAACCTCAACGGGGCGAGCGATTCTGGCTCGTTACAGCAATGATGATGTCCGCGAACTTTATAAGAATGCATGGCCAGAAAGGGGAACAGGCAATTCGCTGCCAGAGCTTGAATCTCTGATAGAGAAGCTTGAGCTTGTTCGCCAGCAAGGCTGGGCGCTGGCATGTAATGAAAGTTTACAGGGGATCAGCTCGATGGCGACTGCTGTAACGAATAAACATCGTGGTGAGACGGTTGGATTAGGGGTGACTTTTCCGTCGCTTGAAACTTCTCCTTACTATGCCCGCCCAGTTCTTGATGCATTAATGTGCGTCGCCAGACAGCTTCGCAGCAACTTTGGCGATCGTGATTTTCATAACTAA
- a CDS encoding YaiA family protein — protein MASRPPYPREARIETVEKGAAGQTVTWYQLRADHPHENTLISEHQTEQEARDARARYEDRTKE, from the coding sequence ATGGCGTCAAGACCTCCATATCCACGCGAAGCGCGTATTGAAACGGTTGAAAAAGGGGCGGCAGGTCAAACCGTAACCTGGTATCAGCTCCGTGCCGATCATCCCCATGAAAATACGCTAATCAGTGAGCACCAGACCGAACAGGAAGCGCGGGATGCCAGAGCACGTTATGAGGATCGCACGAAAGAGTGA
- the aroL gene encoding shikimate kinase AroL, whose product MSLPIYLIGARGCGKTTIGFALSQALGYAFSDTDHHLQQMTQQTVADIVAAEGWDGFRQRETESLMAVTAPSTVIATGGGMVLAETNRQFMREHGRVIYLNADPRVLAARIEASPQENQRPTLTGRPITEEMAEVLSQRDALYLQTAHHVINAMQEPESVVNAVLETLSIARAS is encoded by the coding sequence ATGTCGTTACCCATTTACCTGATCGGTGCCCGCGGATGCGGCAAGACTACCATTGGCTTCGCGCTTTCGCAGGCGCTGGGCTATGCGTTCAGTGATACCGATCATCATCTCCAACAAATGACTCAGCAGACCGTTGCCGATATTGTTGCCGCTGAAGGATGGGATGGGTTTCGCCAGCGGGAAACCGAGTCGCTGATGGCGGTTACTGCGCCGTCTACGGTTATAGCGACCGGTGGCGGAATGGTGCTCGCGGAGACGAATCGTCAGTTTATGCGTGAGCATGGGCGGGTCATTTATCTCAATGCAGACCCAAGGGTTTTGGCTGCGCGCATAGAAGCCTCTCCGCAGGAAAATCAGCGCCCTACCTTGACCGGGCGTCCTATTACTGAAGAGATGGCTGAGGTTTTATCGCAGCGCGATGCCCTCTATCTGCAAACCGCACATCACGTTATTAATGCTATGCAAGAACCTGAAAGCGTTGTGAACGCGGTGCTGGAAACGCTCTCCATCGCACGCGCCAGTTAA
- a CDS encoding DUF2076 domain-containing protein: MQSEEQRLIENLFSRLKQAETQSGTRDAAAETLIHQQIQQQPGAPYYMAQAILIQEAAMKKLNERINELESRVAQQPQQSSGGFLAGLFGGGSNNARQTPPPSGFSGNSAPNSPTYAPPPATSSRATGFLGSALQTAVGVAGGVVMADMLTSLFHHSQPEEIVNIINEPPLPDVADNNLDTFNYGSRDTQFNQDSDLTQYDNGLDNDSFDDDFSNDDSFI, encoded by the coding sequence GTGCAGAGTGAAGAACAACGTCTTATTGAAAACCTGTTTAGCCGTCTGAAACAGGCGGAAACCCAATCAGGCACCCGCGATGCTGCGGCGGAAACACTTATCCATCAACAAATTCAGCAACAGCCCGGAGCACCTTATTACATGGCACAGGCTATCCTGATTCAGGAAGCGGCGATGAAAAAGCTGAATGAACGTATTAATGAACTGGAAAGCCGGGTCGCCCAACAGCCTCAGCAGAGTAGCGGCGGGTTTCTTGCCGGGTTGTTTGGCGGGGGCAGCAATAATGCGCGGCAAACGCCCCCACCGTCGGGCTTCAGCGGGAACAGCGCGCCCAACTCGCCAACCTATGCCCCGCCGCCTGCGACATCATCCCGCGCAACGGGCTTTCTTGGCAGTGCCCTACAAACCGCCGTTGGAGTGGCGGGTGGCGTAGTCATGGCCGATATGCTGACCAGCTTGTTTCATCATTCGCAGCCAGAAGAGATTGTAAATATTATCAATGAGCCACCGCTGCCCGATGTGGCAGATAATAATTTGGACACCTTTAATTATGGTAGCCGCGACACGCAGTTTAATCAGGATAGCGATTTGACGCAGTATGACAACGGCCTGGATAACGACAGCTTTGATGACGACTTCAGCAATGATGATAGCTTTATATAA
- a CDS encoding YaiI/YqxD family protein translates to MPIWVDADACPKVIKEVLYRAAERAQIEVTFVANQTLTVPPSRFLRTLRVPAGFDVADNEIVRRAEPGDLVITADIPLAAEVIEKGAIALNPRGERYSEATIRERLTMRDFMDTLRASGVQTGGPATLNQRDRQQFANELDKWLQALRRA, encoded by the coding sequence ATGCCAATTTGGGTGGATGCGGATGCGTGTCCAAAAGTGATTAAAGAAGTACTGTACCGTGCGGCAGAGCGCGCACAGATTGAGGTGACCTTCGTGGCGAATCAGACATTAACGGTACCGCCATCACGTTTTTTACGTACTCTGCGTGTACCAGCAGGTTTTGACGTAGCGGACAATGAAATTGTGCGCCGTGCCGAACCGGGAGATTTGGTGATTACCGCTGATATTCCGCTGGCTGCTGAGGTCATCGAAAAGGGCGCGATAGCCCTGAATCCCCGTGGTGAACGGTATAGTGAAGCGACGATTCGTGAGCGTTTGACGATGCGTGACTTTATGGACACGCTACGCGCCAGCGGCGTGCAGACCGGTGGGCCTGCGACGTTAAACCAACGGGATCGCCAACAATTTGCTAATGAGCTGGATAAGTGGTTACAGGCGCTGCGCCGCGCGTAG
- the proC gene encoding pyrroline-5-carboxylate reductase, translating to MLEKKIGFIGCGNMSKAIIGGLVAGGQIKPENIWVFDHKPETNQAMQQQYGITPGNSAEEVAKQADILFGAVKPNAILKTLKDVAGSLNKDTLVVSIAAGVTLDSLATALGHDRKIVRVMPNTPALVNQGMTSVTPNALVTQEETDEIVAIFNSFGKAEVVAEYLIHAVVGVSGSAPAYVFMFIEAMADAAVLGGMPRAQAYQFAAQAVKGSAQMVLETGKHPGELKDMVCSPGGTTIEAVKVLEDKGFRSAVIEAMRQCMAKSEALSKK from the coding sequence ATGCTGGAGAAAAAGATAGGTTTCATCGGCTGCGGCAACATGTCTAAAGCCATTATTGGCGGTCTGGTGGCCGGTGGACAAATCAAACCTGAGAACATTTGGGTATTCGATCATAAACCCGAAACCAATCAGGCGATGCAACAGCAATATGGTATTACGCCTGGCAACAGCGCTGAAGAAGTGGCCAAACAGGCCGATATTTTGTTTGGCGCCGTAAAGCCCAATGCGATTCTGAAAACGCTAAAGGATGTGGCTGGAAGCCTGAATAAAGATACGCTCGTGGTCTCGATTGCCGCAGGTGTAACACTCGACTCGCTGGCCACGGCGTTAGGCCACGATCGTAAGATCGTTCGTGTTATGCCAAATACCCCTGCGTTGGTCAACCAGGGAATGACATCGGTAACCCCTAACGCGTTAGTGACGCAGGAAGAAACCGATGAAATCGTTGCAATATTTAACAGCTTTGGCAAAGCAGAAGTGGTTGCTGAGTATTTGATCCACGCCGTGGTAGGCGTAAGTGGATCGGCACCAGCGTACGTTTTTATGTTTATCGAAGCCATGGCCGATGCCGCTGTGCTGGGTGGCATGCCACGCGCGCAGGCGTATCAATTCGCCGCTCAAGCCGTAAAAGGGTCCGCACAGATGGTGCTCGAGACGGGTAAACATCCGGGCGAGTTGAAAGATATGGTGTGTTCGCCAGGCGGAACCACCATTGAAGCCGTGAAAGTGCTGGAAGACAAAGGTTTCCGCTCGGCGGTGATCGAAGCGATGCGACAATGCATGGCGAAGTCAGAAGCATTAAGTAAAAAATAA
- the iraP gene encoding anti-adapter protein IraP, giving the protein MKNLIAELLLKLAAKEEESKELTAQVEALEIVVTAMLRKMDEVQREEINAGIEDAIQKAAHDASANQQDASLLQGYVQKLLTHPRF; this is encoded by the coding sequence ATGAAAAATCTCATTGCCGAATTATTATTAAAACTTGCTGCAAAAGAAGAAGAGTCAAAGGAGCTTACCGCTCAGGTCGAAGCATTGGAGATCGTCGTGACGGCGATGTTACGGAAAATGGATGAGGTCCAGCGCGAGGAAATTAATGCTGGCATCGAGGATGCTATCCAGAAGGCCGCACACGATGCTTCCGCCAATCAACAGGACGCATCGTTATTACAGGGATATGTACAAAAACTGCTGACTCACCCCCGGTTTTAA